Genomic window (Bombus vancouverensis nearcticus chromosome 2, iyBomVanc1_principal, whole genome shotgun sequence):
TTCCATGAAATAGCTTCATCTGAATGAGCACCACTATCACTATCACCAAATTTTGAAgatgtatttataaatacacCATATTTAGCATTATTTCTCtggtatataaattattttaattcaatttgttatcaaatttatttctatttacacATTCTTTATTACCTTGAAATTTGCATTTCATATATGATAATATTTTAACAACACTACCTCCGATGATAATCATGCCACTGTTTATTGCTTTCACAGTCATTGTATTTAATTGCCTAAGATTTGTGAAGTAATCAACATAATATACAATAAGTaacatacaatatatttaatatcattgtattatatatttgttatatttcttgtttgcaatatttataaaatctatatttatttaataaataaattaaattatatatataaattctaaACTTTATTTTACAAGTTCAAATCTGAGATTATGTCTATAATTAAACCTGGATTCCTATAGAAGTGAAGATTGCCATCTGACAAAGTGGGGCTGAACACcagaattaaattatttttttcagcACCATAATGTATTAAATCTTCGTTATTAATTTCTACACCTAGTCTTGCTATTACTTTAGATGGTGTTCAAATCATATCCTAAaagttcataaatatttaaatgcttaattttctaaaaaaatgttCAGCTCTCTTTTATTAAATCATACCTTCTCTTCCTGTTCAGCCAACATTGTATCTAATGTAAGCATAATCCAATCTTTAAATAGACAGTAATTGCCATTAGGTATTAACATTCCTGTTCTATTAATAGCATGTTGCCTAAGACTTTCTTTTTCTAATCATAAATGAAAATCTTCTATATGTATATCTTAATACTAagcattttattaaattttcttccATACCACCTGCTATAGACTGCATTATGATACATTCA
Coding sequences:
- the LOC117166569 gene encoding LOW QUALITY PROTEIN: deoxyhypusine synthase (The sequence of the model RefSeq protein was modified relative to this genomic sequence to represent the inferred CDS: deleted 1 base in 1 codon; substituted 1 base at 1 genomic stop codon), coding for MLQVECIIMQSIAGGMEENLIKCLVLRYTYRRFSFMIRKRKLRQHAINRTGMLIPNGNYCLFKDWIMLTLDTMLAEQEEKDMIXTPSKVIARLGVEINNEDLIHYGAEKNNLILVFSPTLSDGNLHFYRNPGLIIDIISDLNL